The DNA segment AGTGCATGTTTCCTTACGTGCTGATTTCCAATATGAGGAAATAGTGTAGCATGAACAGGGTAAATATGTGATTGCTTAGTGAGTCTCCCTGCTGGGCTGGTACTGTAGTGTACACCACACAAGAATACCTTTGTTCCAAAGTTTATCTATGAGTAAGTAGCTCTAGACAGACATGTATAGAGCTATAAAAGGAGGTACTTTTGTAAACTGCAATCTTTGCATGTAACTTTTGTATGGAACCTCCCACTTAACAATAGTTTCTTGGGCACTGGGGAAAAGGCAATTTAAGCACTTTAGAAGTGGTTTTTAATGTACAGTAATTGGTATAGCCTGGTAAGCATGGAAGAATGTTCTGAAAGCTGGTAGCTACAGAGGGTAGACACACTGAGCTGTTTATGCATATCTCATGTTTATGAAAGCTGTTCACACGTGTCTTCTGGAGAACTTCAGAAAGCCTGTGATCCTGAGAGAAGGGTAACATGAGCCAGCCAGGCCATCTGTCAGTCTTTGTCAGCTGACTGAACCATCTGGGTCTGGAAAGATGTCAGGCTTGTTCTTATTAGTTCAAACGGGTACTGCAAGATTGCAAAACGTAAAAGCTAGCTCTCTGAATGTGGAATTCTTTACTTTTGCtcaagaaaatgcaaagcatTTTTAGCTTTATCTAAAATAGGAAAGACAGGAAGGATAtgggtttggattggaaaagaCAGGGTACAAGAATAGTCTATACTTGCATCTTCAACCACACTTATGCATGCcgcctttttctttccttccttattGCTCATCTAATTATCACCTTTTTGCGTACTCCTTGGCCTTACGTTTATGAACCAATTAGTGCTGTGATAGTTAAGCAACTTTTAACATTTGTGTAGAGCATGCGTAAGGATAGAGTTAGATGAGATGGATGACACGATCCTGAAGGGGGTGGGGGGCAATATTGGTATTCTTTCCCCATAACTTCTCCAGGCTTCCAGCACCTCATTGTCAGCTGTGGTGCTCTTAGATTTTTTGAAGTTTTTGAACTGCCTCAAGTTGTGAATTCAACAGAAAGCTAACTGAAGAGGGGGAAGGTAGGGAGTTTTTTATGGGCGATACATTCATTAGATCATCAAAAGGTTAAATGAATGACAAAGCTGATGTTAGCAAGGGAATGGGGAAATTGAACCTCTCCAGTAGTAAgctcttaaatatttttgaccAACTTGCATGATACACCTTATTGCTTTTAATTATTTCCCCTCTTCAAGTATTTTCTTGTTATCTGTATCCTCTGGGCATCTTTCTTCTACCAGTTCTGATGCGCATatatatggggtttttttcgtTTCCATTATTTCCTGTCCCTCGGCTCTAGATACCCCTCCTCATCCCTGGTGTTTTTGCTAACATCTAGAAGTAACAGAAGAATGAACAACcagaaatggaaggaaaaaacgGGTCTTGTAAGCTTCTTGCAGTCTTTGGGATAAGGCAGAACCACCTTTACATTAAGGATCTGCTTTGTGCCTTGGGGGGAATACTCAGCTTAGGAACACTTGTCTTCCTTAGAATCTAGAAATTCTTCGCTGCAAATTACATCTAATTGTGAATACACTGGAGTATGTATTAAATGGTTGGCCTGCATAATGTTCACATGCAATTAAAGGTTGCTTTGCCTGTTGCATTTAAGCAAAGATTTCACAAGAGCCAGGTTCATATAAAGATACCTTAGAAGAGCCTTGTTGCCCATGAACACATAAGAAGTAGAGGGTATTAAATTTCATGTAAGCACCAGCTTCAGCCAGGTGAAGTTGGTCCCTAATGACTGCAGGAAAGCTTAGCTTTATAGAGTGGAGAATAACTTACCTCACATGCATTTGCTTTTATGGCTGTTGCAGCTATTTCAGTTATAACACTCACTCAGTAATGTGCTCTTAATAAGCAAAAGTGCTCTACTGCAGCCCTGATAATGACAGGACAAATAGATTTGAAACCAGGGAATTATTTGTGGTTAATTGTTAATCTCCTGTTAGAAAACAGAATCACTGGAGGTTGAAATGCCAAGTGTCTACCCAAGCTGAATACTAGGAAGTCATGATATGCAAGTAAAAAATTCTTAAGCATTAGACTTTGCTCTACATGGAAgacagggcaggtgctgctttTAGGTTATAAAGTTAGCATTGACATTGAAGTTCTGCTGTAAAATATTGTTATTAGGACACAGGCTTTCCACATCACTGCATCTCCTGCTTAAATCACTAATGCATACTTTGCCCTTCAGCAATAGCTTAAAATGCAGCAGTCCTGAAGGGTCTGCTAACAAGTTGATCATGCTAAACAGATGTTAACTttgcttattaaaaataatacgGGACCTGGTCAGAGCAGAAGTTTGCTGGGATAACTTAAAAATATGGTCAGGTCACTCTGTTAGAAGATCAGACAGTTTAACCATGTTCTAACAGATGCACTGTAATTAGGACTCTTAACAGTGCTGTGGTGGTGACTGGGTGCAAAAAGTACTTCAGAATACATTTAAAACTAGAACATCTTGTTTCTCTGCCTTTCCCAAGCTAGACTGGTGATAAAGTCagccaatttattttttactctttAATATCACAGCATTATAAAAggcttttatatttaaataatctcAAAATTTGGTTGTGTTTACTTTAGTAAGCCAGTTTTTTGGTTTAATATGTAATGAGTCAGACCTTGTTGCCAGTTTAGTTAGCGAGCATAGTTTTGAAAAGTTGCAAACATTCAGTCATCAAGTTTGAGACTTTGACCCCAAGTTCAAAACCAGCAGGACTGCATTTGACTTGAAGGGAACTGCTAATGTTTCTGGAGATTGGGCAGGAAATGTCAAGTTACACATCCAGACAGAAtagggtgggatttttttacaGCTTAACTCTTTTGTTGTTTGCAATTCAAAATCTAGATGATTATGAAGTACATCTTGAACTGACTGGTAATTTGCTGTGTTCTGTtgtaaggaaaaacaaaccaaccaaacctgCTCACTAAGACACATATGGTGTGTTTGCCTTGGTCACATCAAAATTACCCATTTCGCTGTCACTGACAGTCTGTTAgattgaaagaaaagagaaaatactagTGCAATTCTAATAGGAGAATGAAGCCTGTGTTCATGTCATACTGTTCTAAATTATGTATGCAGTACAGCTCGTGATGTCTTTCAGATCAGAAGAATAACAATGTAAGCATAGCTGTGTTTATATTGTATTGTGTACATATAATCATGATCAGAAAAGAGAATGGCTGGCAAGAGCAGTGAGTATTTGCCTGTACTAGTGAAATTATATCTGGTGTACAGGTGCCTGTAAAGTGTAAAATTGCCAGTTTAAAATAGGAATACTGCTTGGTTGAAGctaaaataatctgaaatttgGCGTTTTTAATAAGATACAGATTTAttgcagaaacaaacaaaaaaaatctattggAACATACTAATGACCTATAGTATGCTTGGAGAAGTATGGTATTCTTCCAGAATCTGAAATGAGGCAGTCTGGAAAAGTAATGACAACTCATATTATTAAGtaccaaaataattatttaaaaacccCAATGAATATTTTCATCTTGGAGCCgtaatttctttcaaaacaacTTCAGAAGCTTTCCTTTTCTTACATTGCAAACTAGTTGGCATCATTACAGTACGGTTTCTAGCACAAGTTATGTTATTGTCTGAGAAGTGTTATTAACATGATAAATGAGCACTGCTAGTTTGTAATGCCATACAGATTTGACAttgttttttgctttattttgtgtCATTAGTCATAAAGAAAACATGATTTAAAAAGTTGCATTTTCAAAATCACTAAATGTCTTGCTGCAGAAATAGGATTCCACTGATGTTTtactgtgaattttttttaagcaacttTTTATCTGACTTCAGCTTTATGCTGACTGGTTGTGTTCTTGCTTTCCTTAGCCGTGAAGACTTCCAGCGGATTCCAGAGCTTGCCATCAATCCACTCGGAGACAGAATTATCAACGCCTTCTTTCCAGAAGGGTGAGTTTCAACAAACTGAATTTATGAGCAGAAGTTCGTCAGAAGTTTTTATAGGAGTGAAATGCTGATAATTAAAGCACAGAATTTGAATTAACTAGTAACTAAACACTTCAAACTTGCCATGCAGTATGTGTGGGTACATAATTTCCTCAGCAtattttaattctcttaagGAGAAATACTTTACGGCTTTACAAgactttttttgctttatttattgaCAAGCTCAGGCTTCTGCCACAGTTTTCCACTCTTCTTCCTAAACTACTGAACACTTACGAAGAAATTCCCAGCTGTGTATAGACTTTGGTTCTTAAAGCAAACTTGTATCAACACTATTCTGTGTTAAGTAGCATTACAATCAACTAATTTGGTCTTACTATATCTGATATAGTAAGTGTACCATTGTTATTAGATTGGCTTCTTTGGTTGCTTGATTTTAGGTTTTTATTACATTTAAGATATAGTTTATGACACTTCTAACACAAATCCAAAGAGATGATCAAATTTTCAGTATTGTCTCTCTTCATTATACCCCTTTGGATTGTTCTATGGAATCTCTTGAACACAGTTGCTGTTACGGATTGATGAAGGTTGGATTGTCTAATCAAGTCATAATATCAGCTGAAACGAGGCAGGGTTTACTGAATAGAAAGCAGGCATCTTGGGAAGTACTTACATAGCTGGTTCCCACAGAAACTAGAGAACTCTTTGTCAGAAAGCAGTGAGCAATGAcagccccacaggcaggggCCAAGGGTGACAGCGAAGCTGGAAGGGGTGATGTACTGGCTGAAGAGGGGCACACACCTGAGCACAAAAAGCAGAGTAGGCCCAGTGACTGCAGTCAGGTCAACCAACAGTCCAGTGCTTGACAGTGCTGAAACTAGTATCAAGTCAATCCAGGGGTCCAGATCAGCAAGATACATTGCTGCATTCCGGCATAGCTGCAGCATAGCTCAGGCATGGGTTAAGGGTTTCAGCTTAAACAGATCTTGCAGGTCAAGGAAGGGGAGTCCTCAGTAAGATTTCTCACAGCTTCTGCTTTTTTACACATCATACTTCGTAACAGCACGATCCCAGCGTGCAGCAGCATAGACAGCCAAACCCTGGGGAGGTGGGAATGAAAGAGTTCATATGGTCTTGGAGCTTTGGATATTAATAGTGTTCTTTACTGAAATGAAGAGCTTGTATAAGCTATGCCAAAAACTGAGCTGCTGAAATGCTTACACAGAGAGGACCAGGTGAATTTCCGTGGATTCATGAGGACACTAGCCCACTTCCGACCCATAGAAGATAATGAAAAGAGCAAAGACCAGAATGGACCAGAACCGCTGAACAGCAGAAGTAACAAGCTCCACTGTAAGAAATATGAACCTTCCTATAGAATCAATTAGTTTTCCATCtttttggttgggttggggtttttttctcctcttagGAATGGAGGAAGGGATCTCCTGCACAGGTATTTCCTGTGTATTGATCTCTTCTAATGCCTGATCTTTTAAAAAGCTTACTTGGAACCTTATCTGTTCAGAATGTCAATAACTGAGCCATTGTTATATTAGAATTTGATGGAATTAGTTGACTCTTGACTAATATATATACTTTGCAAAATGTCATATAACAGAAGTGTTTCAAAATGGTTtgtattcaaaattatttcagatttagAAGCCACATCCCTCATTCATACATGAATGAGCTTTTAGGCTTATTTCTCCAGTTCTTCCATATAATTCTGCTTTTATTCCCTGCCTTCAGCTGAGTACTTTCTTAAGTATTTGGATGTCTGCCTACAGTATATGAGCAGAATGCTCTTTCTTGCTAATCAAAGTTGGCAACAGTCCTCAGAGCTCTTAAAATTTCTGTTGTATCTCATCCTGAATATAGTCAAAGAGAATGAATGATAATGTAAAAATGGTTGGCTCTGAAATTTGAAGGTCTGAATGTATCTTAGTGATAATTATTCTTCCGTGACTTGAGGTTTTTAGGAAATACCCTGCAAGCAGAGTGCTTGTGAACATGAAATTTTTCCATTATTGGCAAAAATGCTATTCCTGTGTGTGGTAACAATATTTTATTGAACTGAGCATGAGTTTTGTGGTGAATTAAAATTCTAAGCTAAttctcttaaaataatttacaagtacttagttttgttgtttttcttttaggtAAATCTATtgttatgaagaaaaataatggcACTTGAATGTAACGgctccttctttctttctttctttcttccctgtAGTTGCTTTTCGATTATATGATCTAGATAAAGATGACAAAATTTCCAGGGATGAGCTCCTCCAGGTAAATAGTAAAGGGCTGCTTTGAATGACTCAATCATGATGTTCTCTCTGACTTCATACCCACTTAGAAGAGGAGAGTTGCAACAGTTTTCTCAAAAGAACTGCAGGAGTAATGTGGTGGCATTGCTTACCTCTGCCTTAAAGCTTTACATATGGTATGGGACTTTATTTTTACTTGGTAGGCTAGGCAGATCCTGTTGCTAGTGACACCTAAATATTCAACAAATACACTAAGCCCCTTAAGAACTACCTTCCGTAACTTTCAAAGGGGCTTCtaaaaggatttcaaaaggACAGTTAGGTTGTTTGCCTGATCCTCTGTGCATCCTCTGTACAGAATAAAGCTTCTTGAAATTGCAGCAAAGGTAATCAAAGTTCATCAGTTCTGCATATGTATGAAACTAGGCTTGTGCTGGGAGTAATTACATGCTACTAATCCTGGGAAGTACACATGGCAATTTGTGGTTCCTGATGTAAGAAAAAGGTTTGCTTTTGACTGGAACTGCCCTCTTCTGTCTGCTCAGAAAATGCTTTACTGAATGTGGAGGGTAATGGCAGTTGTCACTGGACCCTGTACTTTCAAGATTCCTGTAGGCATACATCTCAAACAGCAGATATTCAATCAAATGCTGGTATGTTTACTGGGGGAAAAGTAGAACCACTGGACAAAATTACTCATTCCTAGTTCCAAAAGTTTTCTCTtgcttctgcctcttcctgctGCCTAGTGAAAAAGCAGGATTCTTTGTCAGTGGTGGCTGCAAAAGATACCTGTATTTCCTGAAAGACTTAATGTACAAAGGACAACAGAAGTCTGGCTAGAAATTACTTCAGTAAAATTACTTCAGAAGATCTTATGTGGTGTTATTTTGACAGCACCCATAAAAAGAAAGCACTAAGAATACTTCTGTTTCTATGTCAGTGATGGTTATTTTGTATGCTACAGGTATTACGGATGATGGTTGGTGTAAATATTTCTGATGAACAGCTGGGCAGCATTGCTGACAGGACAATCCAGGAAGCTGATCAAGATGGAGATAGTGCCATCTCCTTTGCAGAATTTGTAAAGGTTTGTAAACTATGTTTTTAATGACTTAATGAAGCTGCTCAGTAATGAGCAAGTCATTCAGACAAATGCAAATGGGAACACAGAGGAAGTCATTGAAATAGCTGTGCCTGCATTTGAGCAAAGCCTTCTGCTAGCTTTTTCATCCCTTTATTAgtcatgttttggtttttttaaatactgtcaGGGTGTTAATAGTTAGTCCACATGTTTCTTTATACTCTTAAATAAAGCTACTTCCCTGAATATACTGAAGAACTTTCACTTTCTGTTTTGCAACTGCTTCTTTCTACACAAGTAACCTGACTGGCACAGTTAAAACAGATTAATTCTGCTGTAATAGCACTGATCAGCTTTCACATGTAGATTTCATCTGTTAGCAACACAACTGATACTGGTATTCAGGTTCCTAGCTCTGGTACTTTGAATTACATGTTTTGATAGTCCAAAATAGGTAATAGTAGGGAGCCATTTTAGATAGTCAGTGGAGAAAGTTATCCTGTAGCAGAACAATTTCAGCTACCTAATGGGATACTATTGACAAGAGGAACTAGACTTACCTTGGAGATGACAAAAGGCAACAGAAACAAGTTGCAACATGGGAAATCGTGGTTTGCTCTAAGGAAAACTTTTTACTAAGAGGATGGTTATAGCTTCTGAAAGATGTAGGAATTCCTtccttggagatatttaaaGCTTGACCAGGACAAAGCGCTGAGCAACCTGATTTAGCAGGTCCTGCTCTAACTAGGAATTGAGGGATTGGACTGAAAGACTTCCAGAGGTTTCTTCAAACATAAATTACTCTCATCTTGGAGCACTGAAGTCTACTGCTTGAAACAGCCTGGAGCAGAGTAATGTCTTCATGCCTCAGTGTTAATAGCAATTTAGTGAATGAACTTGCTATCCCAGTTTTACAATGATCTACATTAGTGGTGCTCTGGTCTTGATTTTGCTCTTTAGTGATTGCTTATATCCCTTTCTCTACTCCATTCTCCCTTGTGTTTCCTGGGAACACAGGAAACACAATCTAGTTTTGGAAATCCAGGCCTTTCTGTGCTGTTGGCAGACTGAAACCACATTAGTTACATTTTGATTGACAGCCTTTTTGTGGCTTTGATGGCTAAGTTCCTTCCCTTGGACTGACCTTAGCCCACAATGAGAAACAGCAGTCTCCATCTAGAAGAAGGACTGGCATGCTGAATTGAAGATATCCCATGTTCCTGCCCATTTCCCCACTACTAGAATAAGAAACCTTGTAGGAGAGATGTACAGTAACTTAAGTAGCTGTTTCTCAATTTTATTGCAGGTTTTGGAGAAGGTGGATGTAGAGCAGAAAATGAGCATTCGATTCCTTCACTGATGGATGGAGAGCCTATTCCTTTCTACTCCAACTGTGTAATGAATAGAACTTCATTTTCTCCTTAGCACAATACCCCAGAGCATTGCTACTGGTGCATATACAATACATCTCCGACCCTTCCCTGATTTGTTCTACCGATGTGAACATTCCTGTGCAACAGGAACAAAGGGAAATGGCTGCCACACAACTTGGAAAAGGAGCTTTTTTAATGCTGTCCATCCTGGGTTTTTTGCCCTTTCTCTTGTCTCCTTCTGCACTACTGTTTCAGTAAAAATGTCTCTCCTTAAACACTGCTGTTTAATCTACAAACTGATTCTTCTGAGCTCTGAATCTGAGAATGGAAAAACAGGAACATGCCACAGAAGTGCCCTCTGAAACATTTCAGAGACAAGCATCTACTCAAATACTAGGTGCATTAATAAGTATTCACTTTTGCCACATTAcagctgcctttttttaaaaaatatttttgccccTTTCCCATTTGGCTCTTTACATGCAGACTTGTTTCTTCAGTGCTTCTAAGTCTACCTTTTACTTGAGAACTTCTCAATTTCTATAGCTTCAATGTACAGCTAGCACAAATGCATGATGACAGCTAAGAGTACTTTAAAGTACTGTGAATAGATTTTGTTCTTTGTGGAATGAATTCACAGGGGCAATAGGAGAATCTAAGGTGGGGACAGGCTGAGGTATTCTCAAAAGGAATAGGAAATCTGCACTATGTCACTTGAACTGTTCTAGTAGCAGAGGCAGAAacttgtttctttcctttgcatAGCTTGCAGGCTTGACAGCTGGTGGACCATGAAGTGTCTCCAGATTGTTTAAGATCCCTCCCCTCATCAGGGTGGTTTTGTTCTGAAAGTGTAAATTTGTTTACTAGAGTACAAAATGCAAGAAAACCAGTCATGCTAAAATCTGGATTTCTAATTCTGTAACTGCTCCCTGGTAATAACGTCATGAAACATGAAATTATGAAACTGATTGCATAGGATTTTTCCCCAATTATAGTGGCTTGCATAATGagtaattatttatattttccagTATGAAAGTCCTAGTCTGTTATATTTGTGTTTAGGTTGGTAGCTGTATTTAAGAAAGCTCTGGCATAAGAATACGTTTGGGAAAGATAATATTATCCCAGATATTTCAGAATGTATTTCTATACAAATCTCTTTGCAAGTGTAAGATGATTAATACTATTAATGTAATGCTGATATATTGAAGAGATCAGAATCCTTGAAGGTTCTATAGTAACAATTTTCTGTGGCTAGGCTGATAGATGATTTTGTGTAGTTCAGCTGGAGCATTCCACAATCTGGGAGATACTTccaataaaaccaaaaaatcctgGGAGCTTATTTATTGAAGAATCGGTGTTATAACTGCTTCTCTGTCATGTGTTAATGTTTCTATAAATACTTACCAGTCTCAAAACTACTGTTAAATgtgcatttccttctttctaagTTCCTTCAATCGTCACTTTCGTTGGAAGATGCAAGTCTCTGAAGgatttttgatttgttttaaataaaagaattcAAAAGTAAAATGTTTCACTTCATAGTTTTGATTAGTGCAGCACAGTTCCAGAaggaaatgtaaattaaaaaactCTACTCTGTATAAGGAAGAAACATTATACTTTTATAACTGCCTCATGTAAAATAGGAATGTAACAGTGctaatgaaaagtaaaaattgCTTGTAGGCTTTGTGATTTGCATAGAAGTAGGTGTTGCTGTCTTCTGACACTATAGTTGTAGCCTACAGTTGTGCCTTATTGTCACAGTGAGACTGGCTATTGTATTTATCAATCCATAAATAAACCTTCCACtgtataaataaacaaaaccagaccatccctcagcttttcctgtAGGGCAACCAACTGTCCTTTAATTACTGGAAAAGGTAAATACCAGTCAGAATGGTGCAAGCAGGTCTTACAGATCGGTTTCTTATAACTGAGCTTGTTGTTAGAGTATTGATAATCCTTTATTCTGCTGGCAGAAACCAGTGCAAAACATGAGCTCCGAAGTGGACAGAAGAGGACAGGCAGGGCCCATTTGTGACATATGTTCCTACAAGCTCCCGCCTCAGATgtcagatatttatttttgctaatGTCCTTGAAGGTGAACACAAACAGTCTAACAGAtatactgcaaaaaaaaaaccccaaaaaaaccataaCACAATCAATCAAAGAACAACCAACCAtcctgcaataaaaaaaaaaaaaagcaactatCAGAATTAGCCATTAGCAGAATAAATCACATGTAAATATCTTACTCCACATTCTGAAAGctatatatataacatatagTTGAAAAGGTAGTAGACAGTAAGAGGAGTTTTAAAGACCTGAGATCTTAAATTTGTTAAATTTAACTAAGCTGTACAGATACAAGCAGATTTCCACAAAAGTAGTATTTTTAGCATACCTGGTTGTTTATAGAAGTATTTTGTCTTGAGAACAGGTTATCTTGAAGGTGAAAGTGTTAGCAGCTCAGAGGCAGAACTACTTAATATTACATCTTTGTCTTTTGAAAAAGTAGTAAAAGGGATAGGATTTTAAATACAGATGAACCATTCTCCAGTCTACTGAGGGACAGTGTATTTTCAAATCTGCAGCCAAGAGTTTATGTTGAGATTGGCTGGAGGCTTGACTGCAGAATTATGTGGTTGCAGCCGGTTACCAGAGTATTGTGAAGACtgtaaaaagcagaaataggTTTGATATCTAATCAGTATTGAAACCTGTAGGCCCCTTAGCTTGGCAACAACGGGGAAAAGAATCCAAATGCAGGATTTGACTCATGAAGTGCAGGAGTAAAAATTATGTTCTGTAACTGTACAATGGAACACAAAACCCCTGCTTTTGGTTCTCTGAAATTGGAGCTTTGGTTATAAATAGAATGTGGGTATAACATTGAAGTTAGCAAAAGTGTTTAATTGCAGTCTGCTCTAAAACGTGACGCGGCAGAAAAGCGTTGTATTAAATGTTTGAACACACGTGTTAAGATTTCCAGCGAAATGGTTTGTAGTAATCTGGGATGAATCACGGTGAGACGGAGGTGTTTCTCCAGAGTTTTCTGAATGGGTACGTACTCCTCTTCACACTCTTCAATGCATCCACCCGTCAGCTTGAAGTGCAAAATTACcgctgctaaaaaaaaaaaaaaaaaaaaaaattgcgGATGACAAAAAGCCAGCAGAATGACTGAAGGCAGAACGACTGAAGGCCGCCTTTCGGAGCAACCACGATGCTCGGTGAGCTCAGCAGGTGCTGTAGGGCCGCCGGAGCGGGACCGCACGTCCCCGCGACCGGGTGGCGCGGGGCGGGTGTTCCAGCCCGGCCGCCCTTGCGGAGCGGCCCCTTTAAATCCTCGCGGAGGTCACCGGAGGACTCGCCCCGGGCCAGTCCCGCTCGCGCCGCCTGAGCCAATCCCTTCCCTGTGCCGTCCCCGGGGCCAATCAGAGCGCGCGGCCCTGGAGGCGGGAGGCCAGTCCCGTGATGGACGGCGCCGCTGGCCAATCGCCGCCAGAACCGGAGGGCTGATGCACGGGCACGGCACCCAATAGGCTCGCGGTCGAGTGGGCGGGCCCGGGCGCAGCGAGCCCCCGCCGGGTGGccgggggaaggaggggaagatGGCGGAGTGAGGGGCGGAGGAGGCggaggggccgggccggccgcggccccgcggcctcGGCCGCGCTCAGGTGAGTGCGGCGGGAGCAGCGGCCGTGTCCAGCCGGGAGCCTGGTGCCGGATCCCTGACTAGGCTGGGACCGAGCGCCCGCGCACCCGCCTCCCCGTCCCGCCCCGCGATTGGGCTGGGCCCGGGCTCGGGCTCGGGCTCGGGCTCGTTCCCGCGGCGCCGGGCCGGAGCAGCGGGAGCCGCTGGCCGCCCTCGCCGCGCCGGCCCCGAGCGAGGAGCGGGCCGGTGGCTGCGTGGGCCGACCGGAGCCGGAATCGGGCCGGTCCTACCCGCTCGCCGCCCTGAAAAGTCTGAGCAACTTCGGCGCTGGGGAC comes from the Taeniopygia guttata chromosome 5, bTaeGut7.mat, whole genome shotgun sequence genome and includes:
- the CHP1 gene encoding calcineurin B homologous protein 1 encodes the protein MGSRASTLLRDEEIEEIKKETGFSHSQITRLYSRFTSLDKGENGTLSREDFQRIPELAINPLGDRIINAFFPEGEDQVNFRGFMRTLAHFRPIEDNEKSKDQNGPEPLNSRSNKLHFAFRLYDLDKDDKISRDELLQVLRMMVGVNISDEQLGSIADRTIQEADQDGDSAISFAEFVKVLEKVDVEQKMSIRFLH